From a region of the Hymenobacter sp. GOD-10R genome:
- a CDS encoding AraC family transcriptional regulator, with amino-acid sequence MHPQQQLALALLAYVAQRGLAVDRLARQSGLDTAALLSPLHGPPSAKQWHDLWLNAAQLARDPTFGLHFGEAATPAALGVVGQLVQSSRTVGEALTHGAAALPLLTDQVWLDLAHSPQSVRLRFRPLPAEPAGSATVVEHLVDFVLAFVLHELDGLLLERLQPRAVRFPPGARQLPEHLRVLRVATLADGPPGEYSVELAGACWGMPLFTADYELQAALLQKVAQWQAARPAGEPLRDKIAGYLLANAYLGIPSLEELAANFSTSARSLQRKLQAEGVNYQEVADAVRKSLALHYLQAGAYPLKEISYLLGYNELSAFSRAFKRWTGHSPAHYPPALPSRSLSG; translated from the coding sequence ATGCACCCTCAACAACAACTCGCCCTGGCCTTGTTGGCCTATGTCGCCCAGCGGGGCTTGGCCGTGGACCGCCTGGCCCGGCAGTCGGGGCTGGACACGGCCGCCCTGCTCAGCCCCCTCCACGGCCCCCCGTCGGCGAAGCAGTGGCACGACCTCTGGCTCAATGCGGCCCAGCTAGCCCGTGACCCCACGTTTGGGTTGCACTTCGGCGAAGCTGCGACCCCGGCGGCACTGGGTGTTGTCGGCCAACTCGTGCAGAGCAGCCGCACGGTGGGCGAGGCCTTAACCCACGGAGCCGCCGCGCTACCCTTGCTCACCGACCAGGTGTGGCTCGACTTGGCCCACTCCCCCCAGTCCGTGCGGCTGCGGTTTCGGCCGCTACCCGCCGAGCCGGCGGGTAGCGCCACCGTCGTCGAGCACCTCGTAGATTTTGTGCTGGCATTTGTCCTGCACGAGCTGGATGGCTTGCTGCTCGAACGTCTTCAGCCGCGGGCCGTGCGGTTTCCGCCCGGCGCCCGGCAGTTGCCCGAGCATCTGCGGGTGCTACGCGTGGCCACGCTGGCGGATGGTCCGCCCGGCGAGTACAGCGTCGAGTTGGCCGGCGCGTGCTGGGGGATGCCCCTGTTCACCGCTGACTACGAACTGCAAGCTGCGTTGCTGCAGAAAGTAGCCCAATGGCAAGCGGCCCGGCCGGCTGGGGAACCATTGCGCGACAAGATTGCGGGTTACTTGCTGGCCAACGCGTACTTGGGCATCCCATCGTTGGAAGAGCTAGCGGCAAATTTTTCCACCAGTGCTCGCAGCCTGCAACGCAAGCTGCAGGCTGAAGGTGTTAACTATCAAGAGGTAGCCGATGCCGTGCGCAAGTCGCTGGCTTTGCATTACCTGCAAGCGGGCGCCTATCCGCTTAAAGAAATATCCTACTTATTGGGCTACAACGAGTTGAGCGCTTTCAGTCGTGCCTTTAAGCGCTGGACGGGGCACAGCCCGGCCCACTACCCGCCTGCGTTGCCCAGCCGCTCGCTTTCGGGGTAG
- a CDS encoding nuclear transport factor 2 family protein, which translates to MQTQPQDVVRRFLTAVQQSKFDQVAAALHPQVQWSQPGHHRLSGLKHSRDEVFGMVGAMQELAAGTLTLTKVDLLSMNGRRVACRVHWRAAQPSGAVLDVDNLDVYTIEGGLITHVQVFTADTAQEDAFWGQ; encoded by the coding sequence ATGCAAACGCAACCCCAAGACGTGGTGCGCCGCTTTCTAACGGCCGTGCAGCAAAGCAAATTTGACCAAGTGGCCGCCGCCTTGCACCCGCAGGTGCAATGGAGTCAGCCCGGCCACCATCGCCTTTCGGGCCTCAAGCATTCGCGCGACGAAGTATTCGGCATGGTAGGCGCCATGCAGGAGTTGGCTGCCGGCACGCTTACCTTAACTAAAGTGGACCTGCTCAGTATGAATGGCCGCCGGGTTGCCTGCCGCGTGCACTGGCGCGCCGCCCAGCCAAGCGGCGCCGTGCTCGACGTGGATAACCTTGATGTGTACACGATCGAAGGGGGACTAATTACTCACGTGCAGGTCTTCACCGCCGATACGGCCCAGGAAGATGCCTTTTGGGGCCAATAA